The Glycine soja cultivar W05 chromosome 6, ASM419377v2, whole genome shotgun sequence genome has a window encoding:
- the LOC114414897 gene encoding probable protein phosphatase 2C 59, with the protein MGYLNSVLSSSSEVHAAGDAIASGGGLSHNRKFSYGYASSPGKRSSMEDFYETRIDGVDGEVVGLFGVFDGHGGARAAEYVKKNLFSNLISHPKFISDTKSAITDAYNHTDSELLKSENSHNRDAGSTASTAILVGDRLLVANVGDSRAVICRGGNAIAVSRDHKPDQTDERQRIEEAGGFVMWAGTWRVGGVLAVSRAFGDRLLKQYVVADPEIQEEKIDSSLEFLILASDGLWDVVTNEEAVAMIKSIEDAEEAAKRLMQEAYQRGSADNITCVVVRFLMNQGGSKDKEVVAPPHNSSSASRNPSVEGLCDR; encoded by the exons ATGGGTTATCTCAATTCAGTTTTGTCATCTTCAAGCGAGGTTCATGCTGCAGGTGATGCAATTGCGAGTGGTGGGGGGCTAAG TCACAATAGAAAATTCAGCTATGGGTATGCTAGCTCTCCTGGCAAGAGATCTTCAATGGAAGATTTTTATGAGACAAGAATTGATGGTGTTGATGGTGAAGTCGTTGGCCTTTTCGGAGTTTTTGATG GTCATGGTGGTGCTCGTGCTGCTGAGTATGTCAAGAAAAACCTGTTTAGTAATTTAATCAGTCACCCAAAATTCATTTCTGACACCAAATCAGCAATAA CTGATGCATATAATCATACCGATTCTGAGTTGCTGAAATCAGAAAATAGCCATAATAGAGATGCTGGATCAACTGCTTCCACTGCTATTTTAGTTGGTGACCGCTTGCTTGTTGCAAATGTTGGGGATTCCAGAGCTGTTATATGCAGGGGTGGTAATG CCATTGCTGTTTCTCGAGATCACAAGCCTGACCAAACTGATGAGAGGCAAAGGATTGAAGAAGCAGGAGGCTTTGTTATGTGGGCTG GAACTTGGAGAGTTGGAGGTGTTCTTGCTGTTTCTCGTGCGTTTGGTGATAGACTCCTGAAGCAGTATGTTGTTGCTGATCCAGAAATTCAG GAAGAAAAAATTGACAGCTCCCTTGAGTTTCTTATTCTGGCCAGTGACGGGCTATGGGATGTTGTCACAAATGAG GAAGCTGTTGCTATGATTAAATCAATTGAGGATGCTGAGGAGGCAGCAAAGAGGCTGATGCAAGAAGCATATCAGAGAGGTAGTGCTGACAATATCACATGTGTTGTCGTTCGTTTCTTGATGAACCAAGGTGGATCCAAAGACAAAGAGGTAGTAGCTCCTCCTCATAATAGTAGCTCTGCCAGTAGGAATCCTTCAGTAGAAGGTTTGTGTGATAGGTGA